The DNA sequence CCCCTAAAGCTGCCTGGCTGGCACAGGTACAAAAAGAGCTAAAAGATCCATCGGCTTATGAAACACTGCGCTGGCACACGAATGAAGGATTTGCAGCGGAACCCTATTATACCAGCGACGATCTAACAGAAAGCGCATCGGCAGGTACCAGTCAACGGGTGCAGCGATCAACGCCCGGCTGGCTCAACACCCCGCCCTACCAGCTGACGGGCGATCTGCTGGCGGATAACGGTGCTCTGCGCGACGCACTGGTGCGGGGTGCCGAAGCGCTGGCCCTGACGATCCCAGGCGAAACCCTGAGCGACAAGTCAGCCGTTCAACCCCTCACGCGACTCCTGAACGGGATCAAGCTCAGCGATACCCCCGTTTTTTTTAACACCGATTACGATGCAGCTGCGCTGGTCAAGGCGCTCAAGACCGTTGCTCCTTACCAGTTGAAAGGAGGTATCCTGACCGACGCGGGAACGGCTACGGCCGAAGCCACCCGACTGACTGCCGACTCCCCCCTGTTCCGAACGGTATGCGTTGGCAGCCATGATGTTCACGAAGCAGGCGGTACCGCCACCCAGGAGCTAGCCTTTCTGCTGGCCAAACTAACCGATACGTACGACACCCTGACCGACGCGGGTCTGTCGGTGGAACAGCTTCTGCCCAAAACGATACTATCGGTATCAATTGGCACAAGCTACTTTATGG is a window from the Spirosoma rigui genome containing:
- a CDS encoding methylmalonyl-CoA mutase family protein — protein: MDPLLRIDFPPTPKAAWLAQVQKELKDPSAYETLRWHTNEGFAAEPYYTSDDLTESASAGTSQRVQRSTPGWLNTPPYQLTGDLLADNGALRDALVRGAEALALTIPGETLSDKSAVQPLTRLLNGIKLSDTPVFFNTDYDAAALVKALKTVAPYQLKGGILTDAGTATAEATRLTADSPLFRTVCVGSHDVHEAGGTATQELAFLLAKLTDTYDTLTDAGLSVEQLLPKTILSVSIGTSYFMEIAKLRALRVLFSRLIGHYPTSGRMTSPPFIHARTSAFYEAAATPFTNLLRATTEAMAAVIGGCDALTVHPYDAVLDQKNASPDPTFSDRVARNVSVLLKEESYFDKVADPSAGSYYIENLTSQLVDGAWSLFLNVEQRGGFANALASGFIASELERSYQQQVEAVKQGRVLVGVTKFRHDETERPAPGEPSTASTSLLPAHRLAAEFE